A stretch of Planococcus citri chromosome 5, ihPlaCitr1.1, whole genome shotgun sequence DNA encodes these proteins:
- the LOC135847173 gene encoding uncharacterized protein LOC135847173, translating into MFYRKGQLINLKCDAYNDLLNVIDGDPNEEGRKLINDESITTTSDEDSNTTFQIEGNRDETMVYYWILVLKLEIFTDSNRRHITIQKDVINDYFHKERVISHCENYYLSIGDQIVPLEREQVEFKQPADGNRLEKTQIVPMHMLHTSPGRLATCLYANIAFIWSSIANGQLQEVDLFLYALYKLHPSNINIYFGVKGELEDTSPELTASENPRFNKYPIPEIMYRIVEWIDKKIIYKVIVVIHNDPNSIKENYRICSKSEQVPGWNYIKSSDTTTITGTSYTCRYSEKNTLLNMGLHPDYSWESFSVENFPTINASDGQIFFKDISDKVRDEFNRLKSLRN; encoded by the exons ATGTTTTATAGAAAAGGACAATTAATCAACTTGAAATGCGACGCCTATAACGATTTATTAAAt GTTATAGATGGTGATCCAAATGAAGAAGGTAGAAAACTCATTAATGACGAATCCATAACCACAACAAGTGACGAAGATTCCAATACAACATTTCAAATTGAGGGTAACCGAGATGAAACAATG GTTTACTACTGGATATTAGTGCTCAAGTTAGAGATCTTTACTGACTCGAACCGCAGACATATTACCATACAAAAGGACGTCATTAATGATTACTTCCATAAAGAGCGAGTAATATCTCActgtgaaaattattatttaagtATTGGCGATCAGATAGTGCCATTAGAACGCGAACAGGTCGAGTTCAAACAACCAGCAGATGGTAATCGTttagaaaaaactcaaatagTGCCCATGCATATGTTGCATACGTCACCAGGAAGACTTGCCACCTGTCTTTATGCAAATATTGCGTTTATTTGGAGCAGCATCGCGAATGGTCAGTTGCAAGAGGTCGATTTATTCTTGTACGCTTTATATAAA ctACATCCTTCAAACATAAATATATACTTTGGAGTAAAAGGAGAATTAGAAGATACCAGCCCTGAATTAACAGCTTCAGAAAATCCGAGATTTAACAAATACCCAATTCCTGAAATTATGTATCGAATTGTCGAATGGatagataaaaaaataatatataaagTCATAGTTGTAATTCATAACGATCCTAACTCTATAaaagaaaattatcgaatatgTTCAAAATCAGAGCAAGTGCCAGGTTGGAACTACATAAAAAGCTCAGATACCACTACTATAACTGGGACAAGCTACACGTGCCGTTACTCAGAGAAAAATACATTATTAAATATGGGCCTTCATCCAGATTACAGTTGGGAATCTTTCAGcgtggaaaattttcctacaattAACGCTTCGGATGGacagatatttttcaaagatataAGTGACAAAGTTCGAGATGAATTCAATCGGCTTAAGAGTTTGAGGAATTAG
- the LOC135847544 gene encoding uncharacterized protein LOC135847544, translated as MYPLNSACPLSTEIIKKATISGFGLLVQKVYDDAENPTKVETDICDEPITPSIVFDPVSGNFEMGYEMFYREGQLIKLKCDFYNDLLNIIDGKPNQEDRQPINDESITTIDEDGNTTFQMKANPDKTMIEDGEPNQEDGQLINDESTTTIDEDANTTFQIKGNPDKTMIIDGEPNKEDGQLINDESTNTTDEDANTTFQIKDKPDETMVFYWIPVLTLEYFTDSNRRHITIKKDVINDYFHKERVISHCENYYLSIGDQIVPLEREQDEFKQPADDNPLEKTQIVPMHMLHTVPGRLATCLYANIAFIWSSIANGQLQEVDLFLYTLYKLHPANINIYFGVNYELEDTSPELTASENPIFNKYPIPGFVYRIVEWTNNNYDNLSVYKVIVVIHNDTRSIKEGDRICSNSEQVPGWNDIKSSDTTTLTGTSYTCPYSGKNTLEKMGLHRNYSWQSFSVENFPIIDESTGHISLSDISKQVRAEFNRLKNLNNYV; from the exons ATGTACCCATTGAATTCCGCCTGCCCTCTTTCTACGGAAATCATAAAGAAAGCTACCATCAGTGGATTTGGATTACTGGTACAAAAAGTCTACGATGATGCAGAAAATCCAACCAAAGTCGAAACAGATATCTGCGATGAGCCAATTACACCATCGATAGTCTTTGACCCAGTGTCAGGAAATTTTGAGATGGGATATGAG ATGTTTTATAGAGAAGGACAATTAATCAAATTGAAATGCGACTTCTATAATGATTTATTAAAT ATTATAGATGGTAAACCAAACCAAGAAGATAGACAACCCATTAATGACGAATCTATAACCACAATCGATGAAGATGGCAATACAACATTTCAAATGAAGGCTAACCCAGATAAAACaatg ATTGAAGATGGTGAACCAAACCAAGAAGATGGACAACTCATCAATGACGAATCCACCACCACAATTGACGAAGATGCCAATACAACATTTCAAATCAAGGGTAACCCAGATAAAACgatg aTTATAGATGGTGAACCAAACAAAGAAGATGGACAACTCATCAATGACGAATCCACCAACACAACTGACGAAGATGCCAatacaacatttcaaattaaGGACAAGCCAGATGAAACAATG GTTTTCTACTGGATACCAGTGCTCACATTGGAGTACTTTACTGACTCGAACCGCAGACATATTACCATAAAAAAGGACGTAATTAATGATTACTTCCATAAAGAACGAGTCATATCTCActgtgaaaattattatttaagtATTGGCGATCAGATAGTGCCATTAGAACGCGAACAGGACGAGTTCAAACAACCAGCAGATGATAATCCTttagaaaaaactcaaatagTGCCAATGCACATGTTGCATACAGTGCCAGGAAGACTTGCCACCTGTCTGTATGCAAACATTGCATTTATTTGGAGCAGCATCGCGAATGGTCAGTTGCAAGAGGTCGATTTATTCTTGTACACTTTATATAAA CTACATCCTGCAAACATAAATATATACTTTGGCGTTAATTACGAATTAGAAGATACCAGCCCCGAATTAACAGCTTCAGAAAATCCGATATTCAACAAATACCCAATTCCCGGATTCGTGTATCGAATTGTCGAATGGACCAATAATAACTACGACAACTTATCCGTATATAAAGTTATTGTTGTAATCCATAACGATACTAGATCTATAAAAGAAGGCGATCGAATATGTTCAAATTCAGAACAAGTGCCAGGTTGGAACGACATAAAAAGCTCAGATACCACTACCCTTACTGGGACAAGCTACACGTGCCCTTACTCAGGAAAAAATACATTAGAAAAAATGGGACTTCATCGAAATTACAGTTGGCAATCCTTCAGCGTGGAAAATTTTCCTATAATTGACGAATCGACAGGACACATATCTCTATCAGACATAAGTAAGCAAGTTCGAGCTGAATTCAATCGGcttaagaatttgaataattacgtGTAG